The sequence GGATTAAAAAAACCACCGGTAAGAATGACATTAAACCCCTTATTCGCTCCAAGAATGGATAAAATTCGAAGATCATTCGTAATAATAGTTAGTCTCTTAAACATATTAACCAATGCTTTCGCTACTTCGATTGTCGTTGTCCCACCATTTAAAGCAATGGCCTGGCCTTCTTCAACTAATTCAACGGCTAATGAAGCAACTTCTTGTTTTTTCTCTAGGTTTTTAACTTCTCTCTCACTAAAAAGCTTGTTAAGCGTATTATCACTGTTTTGAATTAAAACGGCTCCCCCGTGGACTCTCTTCAGGGTTCCTTTTTTCTCTAAAGTCTCTAAATCTCTTCGTACAGTATCAATTGAGATATCTAATAAAGTAGCAAGCTCAGATGCCTTTACAGCTTTTTGCTGTTTTAAAAAGGATTCAATCATTTGATGTCTTTGCTCTTGTAACATCATATTGCTCTCTCCTATTCCTTTAAATAACTAGTATAAAAAGCATAGCATATCTAACAAAAATGCAAAACAAAGCATAAAAACGCAATTTGTAAAGTAAATATTTTATTTAAACTAGGAAAATAGTGTAAATGTTGTGTAATGAATGCGTAAAACCCATTGTAAAACCGCAAAAAACCGATTAATCTTGCATTGTGAAGCAAAACAAAGAAACGAACAAGAAAGGAACGAACATAATGGGGAATTACTTTAATCCAGTCAAAATTAAAATAGATACGATCGATGTCATCGAGGATATATTAAGTACCCTCCATTCTCAACCAAGGAAGATACTCCTTTTGCATCGAGGTGGTGATTTTTCGGAATCTGATGCTGGACAAGGACTTTTTAAAAGTCTTGGAGATTTCGAAGTCAAACCATTAGAAGTGAACATATCCAATCCTGAT is a genomic window of Niallia sp. XMNu-256 containing:
- a CDS encoding DeoR/GlpR family DNA-binding transcription regulator translates to MMLQEQRHQMIESFLKQQKAVKASELATLLDISIDTVRRDLETLEKKGTLKRVHGGAVLIQNSDNTLNKLFSEREVKNLEKKQEVASLAVELVEEGQAIALNGGTTTIEVAKALVNMFKRLTIITNDLRILSILGANKGFNVILTGGFFNPEEYTLYGKQCEEILSHFNIDFAFITVNGLSLQHGLTDFRMHEVGVIQAMISRTKYKVVVADSTKFETSSYINVCPLKNIDLIVTDSSLPSNVVEEYSKQDIRILSPH